From Oncorhynchus tshawytscha isolate Ot180627B linkage group LG11, Otsh_v2.0, whole genome shotgun sequence, the proteins below share one genomic window:
- the LOC112233100 gene encoding proto-oncogene c-Fos-like, translating into MFLNPDFDSMSRCSTESPVGDTLTYYQKTQDDSISSSSASPSESNAQELCPDMDIPATPFVPTVTAISTTPDLLWMVQPTIITSLSPSLSSKQTNEAKSTLQSTPKAGESRGKNTGRKVKTEQLSPEEEEKKRVRRERNKMAAAKCRNRRRELTDSLQTETDQLEEDKAALQTEIANLLKEKERLEFVLATHKPVCQITEELDSIFQEPSRSPDLPPSPEGGKLPEDSAQEAPSLQDMDILNDTSTAISGNSNILLCASIEVNICDLEPSLDMKEGLLDNLLPSMEEEVPTETAHSVPDIDLSGSLGVTDWETLYKSVSNDLEPLSTPVVTSTPTCSSYLSVFTFSCPDLDSFGVGFDGRKSGGGKAESVDILNSPTLLAL; encoded by the exons ATGTTTCTCAACCCTGACTTCGATTCAATGTCTCGCTGTAGCACCGAATCTCCTGTTGGGGACACCCTGACGTACTATCAGAAGACACAAGACGACTCTATCTCCAGCTCCTCAGCTTCGCCATCAGAGAGTAATGCACAG GAGCTCTGCCCAGACATGGATATACCAGCCACTCCATTTGTTCCAACAGTGACTGCAATTTCCACAACCCCGGATTTGCTATGGATGGTCCAGCCGACCATTATaacgtctctctccccatctctgagTAGCAAACAAACCAATGAAGCAAAGAGCACTCTCCAGTCAACACCCAAAGCGGGCGAGAGCAGGGGAAAAAACACTGGCAGAAAGGTGAAAACCGAGCAG TTATCtccagaggaagaagagaagaagagggtgaggagagagagaaataaaatggctGCAGCCAAATGTCGCAACAGACGGAGGGAACTCACTGATTCACTGCAAACT GAGACTGATCAGCTGGAGGAAGACAAAGCAGCTCTGCAGACAGAGATAGCCAACCTcctcaaagagaaagagaggctggAATTTGTCCTCGCTACTCATAAACCTGTGTGCCAAATTACAGAAGAATTGGATTCCATCTTCCAGGAGCCCAGTAGGTCTCCAGACCTCCCCCCCAGCCCGGAGGGGGGTAAACTCCCTGAGGACAGTGCTCAGGAAGCCCCCTCGCTCCAGGACATGGACATCCTCAATGACACATCCACAGCCATCTCTGGAAACTCCAACATCCTACTCTGTGCCAGTATTGAAGTGAACATCTGCGACCTTGAGCCCTCTTTGGACATGAAGGAGGGTCTCCTGGACAATCTGCTGcccagcatggaggaggaagtccCCACAGAGACTGCCCACTCTGTCCCAGATATTGACCTGAGTGGCTCTCTTGGGGTTACGGACTGGGAAACCCTGTACAAATCTGTGTCTAATGACCTAGAGCCCTTGAGCACTCCTGTTGTGACCTCCACCCCCACATGTAGCAGCTACCTGTCTGTTTTCACATTCTCCTGTCCTGATCTTGACTCCTTTGGGGTGGGGTTTGACGGTCGCAAAAGTGGAGGGGGCAAGGCTGAATCTGTTGATATCCTCAACTCTCCAACCCTGTTGGCCTTATAA
- the LOC112261784 gene encoding jun dimerization protein 2 — MQRFPLFKIYCRPSADQKKGQLLHSESKSAVVTAGSNMMPGPIPDPLVTAGSLPSLGPLAGIPSTTLTDQLKYADLRELGSMLSPLHFLGKLGKRPLNIKTERDEEEDRRKRRREKNKVAAARCRNKKKERTDYLQRESERLEVMNSDLKAQIEELKHERQQLIIMLNHHRPTCIVRTDSVKTPESEVNPLLEHLEGK, encoded by the exons ATGCAACGATTTCCACTTTTTAAAATCTACTGTCGACCTTCAGCTGACCAGAAGAAAGGACAACTGTTGCACTCGGAATCAAAGTCAG CTGTGGTCACAGCCGGGTCTAACATGATGCCGGGACCAATCCCAGATCCCCTGGTAACAGCGGGCTCCCTGCCCAGCCTGGGTCCCCTGGCAGGGATCCCCTCCACCACGctgactgaccagctcaaatacgCCGACCTCCGGGAACTGGGGTCCATGCTCTCTCCACTGCACTTCCTGGGCAAGCTAGGGAAGAGGCCCCTAAACATCAAAACAGAA agagatgaggaagaggacaggaggaaacgaaggagagagaaaaacaaagttGCAGCAGCACGCTGTAGAAACAAAAAGAAGGAGAGGACAGACTATCTACAAAGG GAATCAGAGAGACTAGAGGTGATGAACTCTGACCTCAAAGCCCAGATCGAGGAGCTGAAGCATGAGCGGCAGCAGCTGATCATCATGTTGAATCACCACCGCCCAACGTGCATCGTAAGAACAGACAGTGTCAAGACCCCTGAAAGCGAAGTCAACCCCTTGCTGGAGCACCTGGAGGGGAAGTGA